In the SAR86 cluster bacterium genome, ATTGATACAAAAGGGAAATCTTGGAGAGGCAGAAAAAATATATAGAGAAATATTAGCTGAGGATCCTGAAAATGTAGATGCAATAAGACTCTTAGCACTGCTAGCATCAAGAGCTGGATCTAATGACCATGCAATAAGAATGTTAGAAAGTTGTGTAAGAATTGCCCCAGATTACGCGTTGGCATGGGAAAACCTGGCAAAACTTTACAGGCAAAAGGATGATCAGGAAAGCCTTATTAAAGCATCTAAATGTTTTTTAAAAGCTACTGAATTAAGACCTGACTGGGCAGAAGGTTGGGCAGGATTAGGAACTATGCAGACAAGAAGTTCACAACATAACGATGGCATTGAATCGTATCAAAAATCTTTATCTCTAAAAGAGAACCAGCCAAGAGTGCATTTGAGTCTAGGGCATGTTTATAAAACGACAGGTTCACAAGATAAATCTATAGCCGCTTATAAAGATGCAATTAAATTTGACGAAAAATTTGGAGAAGCCTATTGGAGTCTGGCAAATTTAAAAACATACAGATTCGATGAAAAAGAACTGAATAATATGGAAGTGCAAATAGATAATCAGGATCTATCAGAAAGAGAAAAAATACATTTTTTATTTGCATTAGGTAAAGCTTATGAAGATATTGGTGATTACGAAAAATCCTTCAAATATTATGATCTTGGAAATCATTTAAATAGAGGAAGGACTTCATATGACCCAAAAGCAATAGAAGCTCTAACAGATCGGTTGATATCTTTTTTTAATCTAGATCTATTTCATCAATTTGAAGATTCTGGTTATCACACAAACGAACCTATCTTTATAGTCGGCCTTCCTAGATCAGGATCAACTCTTGTTGAACAAATTCTCGCATCTCATTCTTTGGTAGAAGGAACTATGGAACTTCCTAATATTATGAATATTGCAAGAAAATTAGGAAATTCATCAAAAGAGAATACCGCATACCCAGAGATAATAGGCAGTCTTAATAGAACTGATTTGATTAATCTAGGCAAGACTTTCATAGAAGAAACTAAATTTATAAGAACTGATAAGCCAATTTTTATAGATAAGATGCCTAATAACTTCAGTCATATTGGATTAATAAAATTGATATTACCAAAAGCTAAGATTATAGATGCCAGAAGAAATCCAATGGATACATGCTTTAGCTGCTACAAACAATTATTTGCCAGAGGGCAGGCTTTTACTTATGACCAAACTGAAATAGCTAGATATTATTTAAATTATATTAGGTTAATGGATCATTGGGATGAAGTCCTTCCAGGACACGTTTTTAGGGTTCAACATGAGCAATTATTAGAAGATCAAGAAAAGGTTACAAGAGATTTATTGAACTTTTGTGATTTAGATTTTGAACATGCAACTCTAGAATTTTATAAGAATTCTCGGGCGGTAAAGACAGCTAGTTCCGAACAAGTTAGAGAACCCATTAATAATAAAGGGCTCCATCAATGGAAAAAATATGAGTCTTATCTTGGTGATCTAAAATATCACCTTAAGAACTTAATCTAAAGGTCTTTAGTGAAATTACAATTTCTATGTATACAATACGCACCCTGTTATGACGGATAAGAAATTTAATAAAATAGTTTTAGCATATTCAGGCGGTTTAGATACTACTGTCATACTGCACTGGTTAAAAAATACCTATGATGCTGAGGTCATAGCTTTTACAGCAGATATCGGACAAGATCATGACCCTGAACAAGTCAAGGAAAGAGCAAATGCTATTGGAGCTTCAAAGATTCTTATAGAGGATTTGAAGGAAGAATTTACAAAGAATTATATTTTTCCAATGATCAAGGCAAATACATTGTACGAAGGTGAGTATCTTTTAGGAACATCAATTGCAAGGCCATTAATTAGTAAAAGGTTGATTGAAATTGCAGAAGAAGAGGGTGCAGACGCAATAGCTCATGGTGCAACTGGTAAAGGAAATGATCAAATTAGATTTGAAATTGGATCTTACTCATTAAATCCAGATATTCAAGTCATAGCTCCCTGGAGAACCTGGGACTATTCTTCAAGAGCTGACTTAGTAGATTATTGCAAAGAACATCAAATAGAAATTGATGCAAGCCCAGATGATCCTTTATATTCAACTGATGAGAATTTACTTCATA is a window encoding:
- a CDS encoding sulfotransferase, whose translation is MSNKSYTEVSIKEAYENAASLLESGEIDLAEYQLTEILNKFPDEPNALRLSGLSSLQKGKPEIALIPLKKALKVAPDFYQVYENLSQAWVLLGNLEEAEICLKKYLEHNQSSFSAWKALGDILFDQGKEEESEKAYKNAISTDPKYLKLQEAMVLIQKGNLGEAEKIYREILAEDPENVDAIRLLALLASRAGSNDHAIRMLESCVRIAPDYALAWENLAKLYRQKDDQESLIKASKCFLKATELRPDWAEGWAGLGTMQTRSSQHNDGIESYQKSLSLKENQPRVHLSLGHVYKTTGSQDKSIAAYKDAIKFDEKFGEAYWSLANLKTYRFDEKELNNMEVQIDNQDLSEREKIHFLFALGKAYEDIGDYEKSFKYYDLGNHLNRGRTSYDPKAIEALTDRLISFFNLDLFHQFEDSGYHTNEPIFIVGLPRSGSTLVEQILASHSLVEGTMELPNIMNIARKLGNSSKENTAYPEIIGSLNRTDLINLGKTFIEETKFIRTDKPIFIDKMPNNFSHIGLIKLILPKAKIIDARRNPMDTCFSCYKQLFARGQAFTYDQTEIARYYLNYIRLMDHWDEVLPGHVFRVQHEQLLEDQEKVTRDLLNFCDLDFEHATLEFYKNSRAVKTASSEQVREPINNKGLHQWKKYESYLGDLKYHLKNLI